A portion of the Amia ocellicauda isolate fAmiCal2 chromosome 22, fAmiCal2.hap1, whole genome shotgun sequence genome contains these proteins:
- the dusp14 gene encoding dual specificity protein phosphatase 14 — translation MSSRSQGFFHHHHHHHHHRSSVVPTAVPRLVPETGVLGGIAQITPSLFLSRGNVASNRSLLLSKGITCVVNATIELPNFNWPHVEYVKVPLADMPHSPISLYFDSVADKIHSVGRKRGAVLVHCAAGVSRSASLCLAYLMKYHRVSLAEAHAWVKARRPVIRPNAGFWRQLIEYERKLFGRNSVKMVQTPYGVIPDVYERERRNLAPYWGI, via the coding sequence atGAGTTCCCGGAGTCAAGGCTTcttccaccaccaccaccaccaccaccaccaccgcaGCTCAGTGGTGCCCACCGCCGTACCCAGGCTGGTGCCCGAGACGGGAGTGCTGGGGGGCATCGCCCAGATCACACCTTCCCTGTTCCTGAGCCGGGGCAACGTGGCGTCCAACCGCAGTCTGCTCCTGTCTAAAGGCATCACCTGTGTGGTCAACGCCACCATCGAGCTGCCCAACTTCAACTGGCCCCACGTGGAGTACGTCAAGGTGCCCCTGGCTGACATGCCCCACTCACCCATCTCCTTGTACTTCGACAGCGTGGCCGACAAGATCCACAGTGTGGGCCGCAAGCGGGGGGCGGTGCTGGTGCACTGCGCCGCGGGGGTGAGCCGGTCCGCCTCCCTGTGCCTGGCCTACCTGATGAAGTACCATCGCGTCTCCCTGGCCGAGGCCCACGCCTGGGTCAAGGCCCGCAGACCCGTCATCCGCCCCAACGCCGGCTTCTGGAGGCAGTTGATCGAATACGAGAGGAAGCTCTTCGGCAGGAACTCCGTCAAAATGGTGCAGACGCCCTACGGGGTCATCCCGGACGTCTACGAGAGGGAACGCAGGAACCTGGCTCCCTACTGGGGCATATAG